Proteins encoded in a region of the Anopheles aquasalis chromosome 2, idAnoAquaMG_Q_19, whole genome shotgun sequence genome:
- the LOC126574991 gene encoding ataxin-8-like, protein MSHVRSKQRLQEPFEPEWQQVPYEYAPEWHRSGATNRGSEDRHQALYRQQQQREQHHQREQQQQWEQQDDEDSIEEVVRLHQQQLQQQQQQQSGQSGVGVRRRSAGVQVGGGGGGGSGCASGGARGFVAAVGGVVGQGFLALRRTRVRAGCAS, encoded by the coding sequence atgagtcacgttcgttctAAGCAGAGACTTCAGGAGCCGTTTGAGCCGGAGTGGCAGCAGGTGCCGTACGAGTACGCACCGGAGTGGCACCGTAGCGGTGCCACCAATCGAGGTAGTGAAGATCGGCACCAGGCACTGtaccgccaacagcagcaacgagagcagcaccatcaacgggagcagcagcaacagtgggaGCAACAGGACGACGAGGATTCCATCGAGGAGGTGGTTAGgctgcaccaacagcagctacagcagcagcagcagcagcagtcagggCAGTCAGGGGTAGGGGTTCGCCGGCGATCGGCTGGTGTGcaggtcggtggtggtggtggtggtggtagcggctgCGCAAGCGGAGGAGCACGCGGGTTCGTTGCAGCGGTTGGCGGTGTCGTCGGGCAGGGCTTCCTTGCGCTACGGCGGACGCGGGTCCGAGCCGGTTGCGCCTCATAG